AATAAGATCGATCACTTAAATCAAGCCGTAGTGCTGTATGAAAATGAAATTCCCATTGCATGCGGCGCTATCAAACCTTTTGAGGGTGCTGCCATGGAAGTAAAGCGAATGTATACAGCCCCTGAAAGTCGTGGCCAAGGAATTGCAACCAAAATTTTGCAAGAATTGGAACAATGGGCTGCAGAGTTATCCTATAAAAGATGTGTGCTAGAGACCGGGAAAAAACAACCTGAAGCAATTGCGTTATACCTTAAAAACGGGTATTCCATCATTCCGAATTACGGTCAGTATGCCGGAGTTGAAAACAGCGTGTGTTTCGAAAAGGTTTTAGGCTGAAAAGGCTTAAATTTACTCTACCAAGTCACGTAACAAATTCTCCAGCGCCGTTCGTTTTTCTGAAGGTCTTAAAATTGCCCGGGAAGTATCTTTTCCGCCTTTTTCGGTGAGTAAAATTGAGGTTCTCATCTCTCTGTGTTTTATATGAGAAATCGTATCCGTTTGTAGCGCTTCCGCCAAAAGAGCAATTTCTTTAAATGTTTTTTCAGAAATAGGAACAATGGCTTTTTCACCACCGCTATAAACACCGGAAGAACTCTCTTCGGGGGAAATAGGGTCGTATTTTACTTCAGAAACAGAGATTT
This genomic stretch from Ulvibacter sp. MAR_2010_11 harbors:
- a CDS encoding GNAT family N-acetyltransferase — its product is MMQIIRTNSKNKDFITLVQFLDADLAERDGDEHDFYHQFNKIDHLNQAVVLYENEIPIACGAIKPFEGAAMEVKRMYTAPESRGQGIATKILQELEQWAAELSYKRCVLETGKKQPEAIALYLKNGYSIIPNYGQYAGVENSVCFEKVLG